A portion of the Lolium rigidum isolate FL_2022 chromosome 1, APGP_CSIRO_Lrig_0.1, whole genome shotgun sequence genome contains these proteins:
- the LOC124682945 gene encoding THO complex subunit 7B-like: MLTKGRRVAGRGEDMSAHYAFGPHEDDAIIKHRLLTRTTTTRGEPPLKKLQKKFMSFATEVEKDADNTSDCEKLYKAFLQEINTFELPLLKSKAVVDANLREKESFNELQVEIQRQILQAQTDIEDLKKQLEQSKIERQHKEECEAIRKLISLQPPRSETEKLIADLEKEISNLEAESAACTRTLELRKKQFALLLHVVEELQISIEDEQRSIADELRAATEEPKMSIEEGSGGASDAMAVD, from the exons ATGCTTACCAAAGGGAGGAGAGTTGCTGGAAGGGGTGAAGACATGTCTGCACATTATGCATTTGGGCCACATGAGGATGATGCGATTATTAAACACCGGCTTCTGACCAGGACTACAACTACCAGGGGCGAACCACCCCTAAAGAAGCTCCAAAAGAAGTTCATGTCCTTTGCTACCGAGGTTGAGAAGGATGCAGACAATACAAGTGACTGTGAGAAGCTGTACAAGGCCTTTCTACAGGAAATTAACACGTTTGAGCTGCCTCTTCTTAAAAGCAAGGCTGTAGTTGATGCAAACCTTAGGGAGAAGGAGAGCTTCAATGAGCTGCAGGTTGAGATCCAGCGGCAAATCTTGCAAGCTCAGACTGATATTGAGGATcttaagaagcaacttgaacaaAGCAAGATCGAGAGGCAGCACAAAGAGGAGTGCGAAGCGATAAGAAAACTGATTTCATTGCAGCCTCCGCGGTCAGAAACCGAGAAACTCATCGCTGATCTTGAGAAGGAGATATCTAATTTGGAGGCTGAGAGTGCAGCATGTACAAGGACATTAGAGCTTAGGAAGAAGCAGTTTGCTCTTCTTCTGCATGTG GTGGAGGAATTGCAAATCTCAATCGAAGATGAGCAAAGGAGCATAGCAGATGAGCTGAGAGCCGCCACTGAAGAACCAAAGATGAGCATAGAGGAGGGCAGCGGCGGTGCTTCAGATGCAATGGCTGTAGACTGA
- the LOC124654186 gene encoding DEAD-box ATP-dependent RNA helicase 42-like translates to MSSGDEERAAVSKHHHRDKDKKRDHSSSSSRRHRDKDRSSSRHHRDERDGERERDRDPDRHHGGKERDREERKAREQREKEEKKERERERRREERDREKEKEKSRRREAVDEEEDEDRDRKRRRRSSRHHHHRDAEPEAAPLARAEEEEDDGEEAQMRRQKKKEEDMEAEQQQLDDEMERRRRRVKEWQEKKRREQQLQDGSSGAAATADADGEGESGKKWTLDGEESDEEDANKLDEEDAKKSGENGGAGSGAMDVDTPNLLGNDGNSGADMEEDEIDPLDAFMNSMVLPEVAKLESAAPAMEIVLVANAGGMDDKDDADKKAPVKGMGRIMQGDDSDSDYDDSDNNEAGSDDEDDAEFMKRVKKTKAEKLVIVDHSKIDYQPFRKNFYIEVKDITRMSAEEVAAYRKLLEIKVHGKDVPKPIKMWIQSGLTSKLLDTIKKLGFEKPMPIQAQALPIIMSGRDCIGVAKTGSGKTLAFVLPMLRHVKDQPPVVPGDGPIGLIMAPTRELVLQIYSDIKKFSKVLGINCVPIYGGSGVAQQISELKRGAEIVVCTPGRMIDILCTSSGKITNLRRVSFLVLDEADRMFDMGFEPQITRIVQNTRPDRQTVLFSATFPRQVEILARKVLTKPVEVLMGGRSVVNKDITQLVEVRPDSERFFRLLELLGEWFTKGKILVFVHSQEKCDSLLKELFQHGYPCLSLHGGKDQNDRESTLADFKSNVCNLLIATSVAARGLDVKDLEIVVNYDVTNHYEDYVHRVGRTGRAGRKGCAVTFISEEEERYAPDLVKALELSEQAIPEDLKALADRFMSKVRQGTEQAHGTGYGGSGFKFNREEEEARQSARRAQGRAHGYEDNSDSGSEEEGGVHRQGDDVAAQSLAAAQAAALAVARAASIANQQATAAGSLLPLLVTPNQPNNDATERALDAARNLAQNLARIQGHAVPEHYDAELEINDFPQNARWKITHKDTLGPIQEWTGAAITTRGTFIPQGRIVGANERKLYLYIEGPNESSVKKAKAELKRVLEDCANHALNLPGSAQTGKYVV, encoded by the coding sequence atgtCTTCCGGCGACGAAGAGCGCGCCGCCGTGTCCAAGCACCACCACCGGGACAAGGACAAGAAGCGCgaccactcctcctcctcctcccgccgccaccgcgacaAGGACCGCTCCTCCTCCCGCCACCACAGGGACGAGAGGGACGGCGAGCGGGAGCGGGACCGAGATCCCGACCGCCACCACGGTGGCAAGGAGCGGGATCGCGAGGAGCGGAAGGCGCGGGAGCAGcgcgagaaggaggagaagaaggagagggagcggGAGCGGCGTCGCGAGGAGCGCGAcagggagaaggagaaggagaagtcgaggcggcgggaggcggtcgacgaggaggaggacgaggaccgcgaccgcaagcgccgccgccggtcctcgcgccaccaccaccaccgcgacGCCGAGCCGGAGGCGGCGCCGCTGGCCagggcggaggaagaggaggatgatggGGAGGAGGCGCAGATGCGGcggcagaagaagaaggaggaggacatGGAGGCTGAGCAGCAGCAGCTCGACGACGAGAtggagcgccgccgtcgccgcgttaAGGAGTGGCAGGAGAAGAAACGCCGCGAGCAGCAGCTGCAGGATGGCTCCAGCGGTGCTGCTGCCACCGCTGATGCTGATGGTGAAGGCGAGTCTGGGAAGAAGTGGACCTTGGATGGTGAGGAGTCGGATGAGGAGGATGCAAATAAGTTGGATGAGGAGGATGCGAAGAAGTCGGGGGAGAATGGTGGCGCTGGCAGCGGTGCCATGGATGTTGACACCCCTAACCTCCTGGGTAATGATGGAAATAGTGGTGCTGATATGGAGGAGGATGAGATTGACCCCCTCGACGCGTTCATGAACTCCATGGTGTTGCCAGAGGTTGCAAAGCTGGAGAGTGCCGCGCCAGCCATGGAGATTGTGCTTGTTGCCAATGCAGGAGGCATGGATGATAAGGATGATGCAGATAAGAAAGCACCGGTGAAGGGAATGGGGAGAATTATGCAAGGGGATGACTCTGACTCTGATTATGACGACAGTGATAACAACGAGGCTGGGTCGGATGACGAGGATGATGCAGAGTTCATGAAGCGTGTCAAGAAGACAAAGGCTGAGAAGTTGGTTATTGTTGACCATTCCAAGATTGATTACCAGCCATTCCGCAAGAATTTCTATATTGAGGTGAAGGATATTACAAGGATGTCAGCTGAGGAAGTGGCAGCCTACCGGAAGCTCTTGGAGATCAAGGTGCATGGGAAAGACGTTCCCAAGCCAATAAAGATGTGGATACAGAGTGGTCTGACAAGTAAGCTACTTGACACCATCAAGAAGCTTGGTTTCGAGAAACCAATGCCTATACAGGCACAAGCACTACCAATCATAATGAGTGGACGCGATTGTATAGGGGTTGCAAAGACTGGTTCTGGCAAGACTCTAGCGTTTGTCTTGCCAATGCTGAGGCATGTCAAAGACCAACCGCCTGTTGTGCCTGGGGATGGCCCTATTGGGCTCATCATGGCTCCTACCAGAGAGCTGGTGCTGCAAATATATTCTGATATCAAAAAGTTCTCTAAGGTGCTTGGCATCAACTGTGTTCCTATATATGGAGGTTCTGGGGTTGCTCAGCAGATCAGTGAGCTGAAAAGGGGTGCTGAAATTGTTGTTTGTACACCTGGCAGGATGATTGATATCCTTTGCACTAGCAGTGGCAAGATTACCAATCTTAGAAGAGTGTCGTTCTTGGTGTTGGATGAAGCTGATAGGATGTTTGATATGGGTTTCGAACCTCAGATTACTCGAATAGTTCAGAACACCCGTCCAGATAGGCAGACTGTCCTTTTCTCTGCCACTTTTCCACGACAGGTGGAGATACTGGCACGTAAGGTGCTGACAAAGCCTGTTGAGGTTCTGATGGGTGGGAGGAGTGTTGTGAACAAAGATATCACACAACTGGTTGAGGTGCGGCCAGACAGTGAAAGGTTCTTTAGGCTGTTGGAGTTGCTTGGGGAGTGGTTTACAAAGGGAAAAATTCTTGTTTTTGTACACTCGCAAGAAAAATGCGATTCACTACTGAAAGAGCTGTTCCAGCACGGATACCCATGTTTATCTCTGCATGGTGGAAAGGATCAAAATGACCGAGAATCAACTCTTGCTGATTTCAAGAGTAATGTATGCAACCTTCTGATCGCTACCAGTGTTGCTGCTCGGGGTTTAGATGTGAAAGATCTTGAGATTGTTGTCAATTATGATGTCACTAATCATTATGAGGACTATGTTCATCGTGTTGGGCGAACGGgccgggctggtaggaagggctgTGCTGTGACATTTATCTCTGAGGAAGAGGAACGCTATGCACCAGACCTTGTTAAGGCTTTAGAACTATCTGAACAGGCCATTCCAGAGGACCTGAAAGCCTTAGCGGATCGATTTATGTCAAAGGTGAGGCAGGGAACAGAGCAGGCCCATGGAACAGGATATGGTGGAAGTGgtttcaagttcaacagagaagaGGAGGAAGCACGACAATCCGCGAGAAGGGCTCAGGGAAGAGCTCATGGATACGAGGACAATTCAGATTCAGGTTCCGAGGAGGAAGGAGGTGTACACAGACAGGGAGATGACGTTGCAGCACAATCTCTTGCCGCTGCTCAAGCCGCTGCTCTAGCTGTAGCCAGGGCTGCTAGTATTGCCAACCAGCAAGCAACAGCTGCAGGCTCCTTGCTTCCTCTACTGGTTACACCTAACCAACCAAACAATGATGCCACAGAACGTGCACTTGATGCTGCAAGGAACTTAGCACAAAATCTGGCAAGGATACAGGGCCATGCAGTTCCAGAACACTATGATGCTGAGCTTGAGATTAATGATTTCCCACAAAATGCTCGCTGGAAGATCACTCACAAAGATACATTGGGTCCTATTCAGGAATGGACTGGAGCTGCAATTACTACAAGGGGAACCTTTATTCCTCAAGGCAGAATTGTTGGTGCTAACGAGCGCAAGCTGTACCTGTATATTGAGGGTCCCAACGAATCTTCGGTGAAGAAGGCAAAAGCAGAACTGAAGCGTGTCCTTGAGGATTGTGCAAACCATGCGCTCAATCTTCCTGGTTCTGCTCAAACCGGAAAGTACGTTGTTTGA